The Ictidomys tridecemlineatus isolate mIctTri1 chromosome 6, mIctTri1.hap1, whole genome shotgun sequence genome includes a region encoding these proteins:
- the Tcf20 gene encoding transcription factor 20 isoform X3 codes for MQSFREQSSYHGNQQSYPQEVHGSSRIEEFSPRQAQMFQNFGGVGGGSGGSGGSSGGGRRGTAAAAAMASETSGHQGYQGFRKEAGDFYYMAGNKDPVATGTPQPPQRRPSGPVQSYGPPQGSSFGNQYGSEGHVGQFQAQHSALGSVSHYQQDYTGPFSPGSAQYQQQASSQQQQQQQQQVQQLRQQLYQSHQPLPQATGQPASSSSHLQPMQRPSTLPSSAAGYQLRVGQFGQHYQSSASSSSSSSFPSPQRFSQSGQSYDGSYSVNAGSQYEGHNVGSNAQAYGTQSNYNYQPQSMKNFEQAKIPQGAQQGQQQPQPPPQQQQQQPQQQQQQQQQQQQQQQQQQQPQHPPQHVMQYTNAATKLPLQSQVGQYNQPEVPVRSPMQFHQNFSPISNPSPAASVVQSPSCSSTPSPLMQSGENLQCGQGNVPMGSRNRILQLMPQLSPTPSMMPSPNSHASGFKGFGIEGVPEKRLTDPGLSSLSALSTQVANLPNTVQHMLLSDALTPQKKTSKRPSSSSKKADSCTNSEGSSQPEEQLKSPMAESLDGGCSSSSEDQGERVRQLSGQSTSSDTTYKGGASEKAGSSPAQSAQNEPPRLSASPAAREEATSPGAKDTSLSSEGNPKVNEKTVGVIVSREAMTGRVEKPGGQDKGSQEDEPAATQRPPSNSGAKEGSHTSLPQPEPPGGGNKGNKNGDNSSNHNGEGNGQSGHSAVGPSFTGRTEPSKSPGSLRYSYKDSFGSAVPRNVSGFPQYATGQEKGDFTGHGERKGRNEKFPSLLQEVLQGYHHHPDRRYSRSAQEHQGMAGGLEGTTRPNVLVSQTNELASRGLLNKSIGSLLENPHWGPWERKSSSTAPEMKQINLADYPIPRKFEIEPPSSAHEPGGSLSERRSVICDISPLRQIVRDPGAHSLGHMGADTRIGRNERLNPSLSQSVILPGGLVSMETKLKSQSGQIKEEDFEQSKSQASFNNKKSGDHCHPASIKHESYRGNASPGAAAHDSLSDYGPQDSRPTPMRRVPGRVGSREAMRGRSPSQYHDFAEKLKMSPGRSRGPGGDPHHMNPHMTFSERANRSLHAPFSPNSESLASAYHTNTRAHAYGDPNAGLNSQLHYKRQMYQQQQEEYKDWSSSSAQGVIAAAQHRQEGPRKSPRQQQFLDRVRSPLKNDKDGMMYGPPVGTYHDPSGQEAGRCLMSSDGLPNKGMELKHGSQKLQQESCWDLSRQTSPAKSSGPPGMSNQKRYGPPHETDGHGLAESTQSSKPSNVMLRLPGQEDHSSQNPLIMRRRVRSFISPIPSKRQSQDLKNTSADDKGRLLHPSKEGTDKAFNSYAHLSHSQDIKSIPKRDSSKDLPSPDNRNCPAVTLTSPAKTKILPPRKGRGLKLEAIVQKITSPNIRRSASANSAEAGGDTVTLDDILSLKSGPSEGGTVAAQEAEMEKRKGEVVSDLVGPTNQELNVEKPLPRSSEEWHGSGDDKVKAETHPETVPAGKEPPGAMTAATSQKPGSNQGRPDGSLGGAAPLLFPDSKNVAPVGILAPEANPKAEEKENETVTISPKQESFPPKGYFPSGKKKGRPIGSVNKQKKQQQPPPPPPQPPQIPEGSADGEPKPKKQRQRRERRKPGAQPRKRKTKQAVPIVEPQEPEIKLKYATQPLDKTDAKNKSFFPYIHVVNKCELGAVCTIINAEEEEQTKLVRGRKSQRSLTPPPSSTESKVLPASSFMLQGPVVTESSVMGHLVCCLCGKWASYRNMGDLFGPFYPQDYAATLPKNPPPKRATEMQSKVKVRHKSASNGSKTDTEEEEEQQQQKEQRSLAAHPRFKRRHRSEDCGGGPRSLSRGLPCKKAATEGSSEKTVLDTKPSVPTTSEGGPELELQIPELPLDSNEFWVHEGCILWANGIYLVCGRLYGLQEALEIAREMKCSHCQEAGATLGCYNKGCSFRYHYPCAIDADCLLHEENFSVRCPKHKVRLWR; via the coding sequence ATGCAGTCCTTCCGGGAGCAAAGCAGTTACCACGGAAACCAACAGAGCTACCCACAGGAGGTACACGGCTCATCCCGGATAGAAGAGTTCAGCCCTCGTCAGGCCCAGATGTTCCAGAATTTTGGGGGTGtcggtggtggcagtggtggcagTGGAGGCAGCAGTGGTGGGGGACGACGAGGAACAGCAGCTGCTGCAGCAATGGCTAGTGAGACCTCTGGCCATCAAGGCTACCAGGGCTTCAGGAAAGAGGCTGGAGATTTTTACTACATGGCAGGCAACAAAGATCCTGTGGCGACAGGAACCCCACAGCCTCCTCAGCGAAGGCCTTCTGGGCCAGTGCAGAGCTATGGACCCCCCCAGGGGAGCAGCTTTGGCAATCAGTATGGGAGTGAAGGTCATGTGGGCCAATTTCAAGCACAGCACTCTGCCCTTGGTAGTGTGTCTCATTATCAGCAGGATTACACAGGGCCTTTTTCTCCTGGGAGTGCTCAGTACCAACAGCAGGCTTccagccagcagcagcagcagcagcagcagcaggtacAGCAGCTGAGACAACAGCTTTACCAATCCCATCAACCGCTGCCACAGGCCACTGGCCAACCAGCCTCCAGCTCATCCCACCTACAGCCAATGCAGCGGCCCTCAACTCTACCATCCTCTGCTGCTGGATACCAGTTAAGAGTAGGTCAGTTTGGGCAACATTACCAGtcttctgcttcctcctcctcctcctcctccttcccttcaccACAGCGTTTCAGCCAGTCTGGGCAGAGCTATGATGGCAGCTACAGTGTGAATGCTGGATCTCAGTATGAAGGGCACAACGTAGGTTCTAATGCACAGGCTTATGGAACACAATCAAACTATAACTATCAGCCTCAATCTATGAAAAATTTTGAACAGGCAAAGATTCCACAAGGGGCCCAGCAGGGACAGCAGCAACCACAGCCACCaccgcagcagcagcagcaacaaccacagcagcagcaacagcagcagcagcagcagcaacagcaacagcaacagcaacaacaaccacAGCATCCACCTCAGCATGTGATGCAGTACACCAATGCTGCCACCAAACTGCCCCTACAAAGCCAGGTGGGGCAGTACAACCAGCCTGAGGTTCCCGTGAGGTCCCCTATGCAGTTCCACCAGAACTTCAGCCCCATCTCCAACCCTTCTCCAGCTGCCTCTGTTGTCCAGTCTCCGAGCTGTAGCTCCACCCCTTCTCCGCTCATGCAGAGTGGGGAGAATCTCCAGTGTGGGCAAGGCAACGTGCCCATGGGTTCCAGAAACCGAATTTTACAGTTAATGCCTCAGCTCAGTCCAACCCCGTCTATGATGCCCAGTCCTAATTCTCATGCTTCAGGCTTCAAAGGGTTTGGGATAGAAGGGGTGCCAGAAAAGCGGCTGACGGATCCCGGGTTGAGTAGTTTGAGTGCCCTGAGTACTCAGGTGGCTAATCTTCCTAATACTGTCCAACACATGTTACTTTCTGATGCCCTGACACCTCAGAAGAAGACCTCCAAGAGGCCCTCCTCATCATCTAAGAAAGCAGATAGCTGCACAAACTCAGAAGGCTCCTCGCAGCCCGAGGAACAGCTGAAGTCCCCTATGGCGGAGTCATTGGATGGAGGCTGCTCTAGCAGCTCCGAGGATCAAGGTGAGAGAGTGAGGCAGCTGAGTGGCCAGAGCACCAGTTCCGATACCACCTACAAGGGTGGAGCCTCAGAGAAAGCTGGCTCTTCACCAGCACAAAGTGCTCAGAATGAACCCCCCAGACTCAGTGCCAGTCCTGCAGCTAGAGAAGAGGCCACCTCACCAGGAGCCAAGGACACATCACTGTCATCTGAGGGGAACCCAAAAGTCAATGAGAAGACAGTTGGAGTAATTGTCTCCAGGGAAGCCATGACAGGTCGGGTAGAAAAGCCTGGTGGACAAGATAAAGGCTCCCAAGAGGACGAACCTGCAGCCACTCAGAGGCCACCTAGCAACAGTGGGGCAAAGGAAGGCAGTCACACATCACTTCCACAGCCAGAGCCTCCAGGAGGAGggaacaaaggaaacaagaatggtgATAATAGCTCCAACCACAATGGAGAGGGAAATGGCCAGAGTGGCCACTCTGCAGTGGGTCCCAGTTTCACAGGCAGAACTGAGCCTAGCAAGTCTCCTGGAAGCCTGCGCTATAGTTACAAAGACAGCTTTGGCTCAGCGGTGCCGCGAAATGTCAGTGGCTTTCCCCAGTATGCTACAGGGCAAGAAAAGGGGGATTTCACTGGCCATGGGGAACGAAAGGGTAGAAATGAGAAGTTCCCAAGCCTCCTGCAGGAAGTGCTTCAGGGTTACCACCACCACCCGGACAGGAGGTATTCCAGGAGTGCTCAGGAGCATCAGGGGATGGCTGGTGGCCTAGAAGGAACCACGAGGCCCAACGTCTTAGTCAGTCAGACCAATGAATTAGCTAGCAGGGGCCTTCTGAACAAAAGCATTGGATCCCTGTTAGAAAACCCCCACTGGGGCCCTTGGGAGAGGAAATCAAGCAGCACTGCTCCTGAAATGAAACAGATCAATTTGGCTGACTATCCAATTCCCAGAAAGTTTGAAATAGAACCTCCATCATCAGCCCATGAGCCCGGGGGCTCCCTCTCTGAAAGGAGGTCAGTGATCTGTGATATTTCTCCACTAAGACAGATTGTCAGGGATCCGGGTGCTCACTCACTGGGACACATGGGTGCTGACACCAGAATTGGGAGGAATGAACGTCTCAACCCAAGTTTAAGTCAGTCAGTCATTCTTCCAGGTGGATTGGTATCCATGGAAACAAAGCTAAAATCCCAGAGTGGGCAGATAAAAGAGGAAGACTTTGAACAATCCAAATCCCAAGCTAGTTTCAACAACAAGAAATCTGGAGACCACTGCCATCCCGCTAGCATCAAGCATGAGTCTTACCGCGGCAATGCCAGCCCTGGAGCAGCGGCCCATGATTCCCTTTCAGACTATGGCCCACAAGACAGCAGGCCCACACCAATGCGGCGGGTCCCTGGCAGAGTTGGTAGTCGGGAGGCTATGAGGGGTCGGTCCCCTTCTCAGTATCATGATTttgcagaaaaattgaaaatgtctCCTGGAAGAAGCAGAGGCCCAGGGGGAGACCCTCATCACATGAACCCACACATGACCTTTTCAGAGAGGGCCAACAGGAGTTTGCATGCTCCCTTTTCTCCCAACTCAGAAAGCCTGGCCTCTGCTTATCACACAAACACTCGGGCTCATGCTTATGGGGACCCTAACGCAGGTTTGAATTCCCAGCTCCATTATAAGAGACAGATGTACCAACAGCAGCAAGAGGAATACAAAGACTGGAGCAGCAGTTCTGCTCAGGGAGTAATTGCTGCGGCTCAGCACAGGCAAGAGGGGCCAAGGAAGAGCCCACGGCAACAGCAGTTTCTTGACCGAGTACGGAGTCCTCTGAAAAATGACAAAGACGGTATGATGTATGGGCCACCTGTAGGGACTTACCATGACCCCAGTGGTCAGGAAGCGGGACGCTGCCTCATGTCTAGTGACGGCCTGCCTAACAAAGGCATGGAATTGAAGCATGGCTCCCAGAAATTGCAACAAGAATCTTGTTGGGATCTTTCTCGGCAAACTTCTCCTGCTAAGAGCAGTGGTCCTCCAGGAATGTCTAATCAAAAAAGGTACGGGCCACCACATGAGACTGATGGACACGGACTAGCTGAATCTACACAGTCATCCAAACCTAGTAATGTAATGCTGAGGCTCCCGGGTCAGGAGGATCATTCGTCTCAAAACCCCTTAATCATGCGGAGGCGTGTGCGTTCTTTTATCTCTCCCATCCCCAGTAAGAGACAGTCACAAGATCTAAAGAACACTAGTGCTGATGATAAAGGGCGCCTCCTTCACCCATCAAAAGAAGGCACCGATAAAGCCTTCAATTCCTACGCCCACCTTTCTCACAGTCAGGACATCAAGTCTATCCCTAAGAGAGATTCCTCCAAGGACCTCCCAAGCCCAGATAATAGAAACTGTCCTGCTGTTACCCTTACAAGCCCTGCTAAGACCAAAATACTGCCCCCACGGAAAGGACGGGGACTGAAATTGGAAGCTATAGTTCAGAAGATCACGTCCCCAAATATTAGGCGGAGTGCATCTGCAAACagtgcagaggcaggaggagacaCGGTCACGCTGGATGACATATTGTCTCTGAAGAGTGGTCCTTCAGAGGGTGGTACTGTGGCTGCTCAAGAAGCTgagatggagaagagaaaaggtGAGGTAGTGTCCGACCTAGTTGGTCCAACCAACCAGGAGTTAAATGTTGAAAAGCCTCTTCCGAGGTCTTCAGAAGAGTGGCATGGCAGTGGGGACGACAAAGTAAAGGCAGAAACACATCCAGAAACAGTTCCCGCTGGAAAGGAACCCCCTGGTGCCATGACAGCGGCAACCTCACAGAAGCCTGGCAGTAACCAAGGGAGACCAGATGGTTCCCTGGGCGGAGCAGCACCTTTACTCTTTCCTGACTCAAAGAATGTAGCTCCAGTGGGCATATTGGCCCCAGAGGCAAACCCCaaggcagaagagaaagagaatgagacgGTGACAATTTCACCCAAACAAGAGAGTTTCCCCCCAAAGGGATATTTCCCATCAGGAAAGAAGAAGGGGAGACCCATAGGTAGTGTGAATAAGCAAAAGAAACAGCAGCagccaccacctccaccaccccaACCCCCTCAGATACCAGAAGGTTCTGCAGATGGAGAGCCAAAGCCAAAAAAGCAGAGgcaaaggagggagagaaggaagccTGGAGCCCAGCCAAGGAAGCGGAAAACCAAACAAGCAGTTCCCATCGTAGAGCCCCAAGAACCTGAGATCAAGCTCAAATATGCCACTCAGCCACTGGATAAAACAGATGCTAAGAACAAGTCTTTTTTCCCTTATATTCATGTAGTAAATAAGTGTGAACTTGGAGCCGTTTGTACAATCATCAATGCTGAAGAAGAAGAACAGACCAAATTGGTGAGGGGTCGGAAAAGTCAGAGGTCCCTAACCCCTCCCCCCAGCAGCACTGAAAGCAAGGTGCTCCCAGCTTCGTCCTTTATGCTGCAGGGGCCTGTGGTGACAGAGTCTTCTGTTATGGGGCACCTGGTTTGCTGTCTGTGTGGCAAGTGGGCCAGTTACCGGAACATGGGTGACCTCTTTGGACCCTTTTATCCCCAAGATTATGCAGCCACTCTCCCGAAGAATCCACCTCCCAAGAGGGCCACAGAAATGCAGAGCAAAGTCAAGGTACGGCACAAAAGTGCTTCCAATGGCTCCAAAACAgacactgaggaggaggaggagcagcagcagcagaaggagCAGAGGAGCCTGGCTGCACACCCCAGGTTCAAGCGGCGCCACCGCTcagaagactgtggtggaggCCCTCGGTCCCTGTCCAGGGGGCTCCCTTGTAAAAAAGCAGCCACTGAGGGCAGCAGTGAAAAGACTGTTTTGGACACAAAGCCCTCTGTGCCCACCACTTCAGAAGGTGGCCCCGAGCTGGAGTTACAAATCCCTGAACTACCTCTTGACAGCAACGAATTTTGGGTCCATGAGGGTTGTATTCTCTGGGCCAATGGAATCTACCTGGTCTGTGGCAGGCTCTACGGCCTGCAGGAAGCGCTGGAAATAGCCAGAGAGATG